Proteins encoded within one genomic window of Papio anubis isolate 15944 chromosome X, Panubis1.0, whole genome shotgun sequence:
- the FUNDC2 gene encoding FUN14 domain-containing protein 2, translated as METSAPRAGSQVVATTERHSAACRADPLRVSSRDKLTEMAASTQGNFDGNFESLDLAEFAKKQPWWRKLFGQESGPSAEKYSVATQLFIGGVTGWCTGFIFQKVGKLAATAVGGGFFLLQLANHTGYIKVDWQRVEKDMKKAKEQLKIRKSNQIPTEVRSKAEEVVSFVKKNVLVTGGFFGGFLLGMAS; from the exons ATGGAAACATCTGCCCCACGTGCCGGAAGCCAAGTGGTGGCGACAACTGAGCGCCACTCCGCGGCCTGCCGCGCAGATCCTCTGCGTGTGTCCTCGCGAGACAAGCTCACCGAAATGGCCGCGTCCACTCAAG GAAACTTTGACGGAAATTTTGAGTCACTGGACCTTGCGGAATTTGCTAAGAAGCAGCCATGGTGGCGTAAGCTATTCGGGCAGGAATCTGGACCTTCAGCAGAAAAGTATAGCGTGGCAACCCAGCTGTTCATTGGAGGTGTCACTGGATG GTGCACGGGTTTCATATTCCAGAAGGTTGGAAAGTTGGCTGCAACAGCTGTGGGAGGTGGATTTTTTCTCCTTCAG CTTGCAAACCATACTGGGTACATCAAAGTTGACTGGCAACGAGTGGAGAAGGACATGAAGAAAGCCAAAGAGCAGCTGAAGATCCGTAAGAGCAATCAGATACCTACTGAGGTCAGGAGCAAAGCTGAGGAG GTGGTGTCATTTGTGAAGAAGAATGTTCTAGTGACTGGGGGATTTTTCGGAGGCTTTCTGCTTGGCATGGCATCCTAA